A single genomic interval of Burkholderia cepacia ATCC 25416 harbors:
- a CDS encoding carbohydrate ABC transporter permease → MAAPLSGNGSGAAAARRTSPMSAFADRWIPKLVLAPSVAIAVVFIYGFILITGYLSLTNSRLLPNYEFDGFGRYTDLFQNDVWWTSAANLAWFGIPFIAICVALGLFLAILLDQRIRNEGALRAIFLYPMALSFIVTGTAWQWILNPGLGLEKVMHDWGWTSFSFGWLDDPDKAIFCVVIAAVWQSTGFVMALFLAGLRGVDSEIFKAAQVDGATLPTIYRKIVIPSMRPVFFSVLLILCHITIKTFDLVVALTAGGPGTSSSLPAMFMYTFSFNRGQLGLGAASSVMMLATVVAVLVPLMYMESRSTRNAA, encoded by the coding sequence GTGGCTGCCCCTCTTAGCGGAAACGGATCCGGCGCTGCCGCCGCACGGCGTACGTCGCCGATGTCGGCCTTCGCCGATCGCTGGATCCCGAAGCTCGTGCTTGCGCCGAGCGTCGCGATCGCCGTGGTGTTCATCTACGGCTTCATCCTGATTACCGGCTATCTGTCGCTGACCAATTCGCGGCTGTTGCCGAACTACGAATTCGACGGCTTCGGCCGTTACACGGACCTGTTCCAGAACGACGTGTGGTGGACGTCCGCCGCGAACCTCGCGTGGTTCGGGATTCCGTTCATCGCGATCTGCGTCGCGCTCGGGCTGTTCCTCGCGATCCTGCTCGACCAGCGGATCCGCAACGAAGGCGCGCTGCGCGCGATCTTCCTGTACCCGATGGCGCTGTCGTTCATCGTCACGGGTACCGCGTGGCAGTGGATCCTGAACCCGGGCCTCGGCCTCGAGAAGGTGATGCACGACTGGGGCTGGACGAGCTTCTCGTTCGGCTGGCTCGACGATCCGGACAAGGCGATCTTCTGCGTGGTCATCGCGGCCGTGTGGCAGTCGACCGGCTTCGTGATGGCGCTGTTCCTCGCGGGGCTGCGCGGCGTCGACAGCGAGATCTTCAAGGCCGCGCAGGTGGACGGCGCGACGCTGCCGACCATCTACCGCAAGATCGTGATCCCGAGCATGCGCCCGGTGTTCTTCTCGGTGCTGCTGATCCTCTGCCACATCACGATCAAGACCTTCGACCTCGTCGTCGCGCTGACGGCGGGCGGGCCGGGCACGTCGTCGTCGCTGCCGGCCATGTTCATGTACACGTTTTCGTTCAACCGCGGCCAGCTCGGGCTCGGCGCGGCATCCTCGGTGATGATGCTCGCGACCGTGGTCGCGGTGCTGGTGCCGCTGATGTATATGGAATCGAGGAGCACCCGCAATGCAGCCTAA